The proteins below come from a single Streptomyces sp. M92 genomic window:
- a CDS encoding transposase, whose amino-acid sequence MGRPPVLPTDKKLGLVLRVMSGELTAAEAAREAGVSEQSVSNWRRQFIEGGRNGLAGESGRSAVGESRMAELTKENAMLKATIGELYMELRKYGRGPVVRPPQPRGRTRPGRLVN is encoded by the coding sequence ATGGGGCGTCCGCCAGTACTTCCGACAGACAAGAAACTCGGCCTGGTGCTCAGGGTGATGAGCGGCGAACTGACAGCGGCCGAAGCCGCACGGGAAGCCGGGGTATCCGAACAATCGGTGTCGAATTGGCGCAGGCAGTTTATTGAGGGAGGGCGTAACGGATTGGCCGGTGAAAGCGGAAGAAGCGCCGTAGGGGAGTCCCGGATGGCTGAGCTGACCAAAGAAAATGCCATGCTGAAGGCGACGATAGGCGAGCTGTACATGGAGCTGCGAAAGTACGGCCGCGGTCCGGTCGTACGGCCGCCGCAGCCTCGGGGAAGAACGCGTCCCGGGCGCCTGGTCAACTAA
- a CDS encoding class I SAM-dependent methyltransferase → MENGVEDIGYGRQFEGWYDRLIPDGRVTREAVKGLRDRHPDPASGTLELGVGTGRIAIPLSRDVGRVTGVDSSPEMLDALRVKLKEGGDVAPVHGDIRTYTSPARYGLVYCVCATLSCLTTPDDQQRAVRRAADLLVPGGRLVIETHNKPAIVDLHDGRARTTYFVPYPEPGTGVQTHSTLLDGGLWQCSHILYQSDGTTRVGSELTRLTTPDDVDGYARAAGLEPEARMSRWDGTPYSETAPLFMCSYVKP, encoded by the coding sequence ATGGAAAACGGAGTTGAAGATATAGGGTACGGCCGACAGTTCGAGGGCTGGTACGACCGGTTGATCCCGGATGGAAGAGTTACCCGCGAAGCCGTGAAGGGGCTGCGGGACCGCCACCCCGATCCCGCGTCCGGGACCCTTGAACTCGGTGTGGGAACCGGGCGGATCGCCATCCCGCTCTCCCGCGACGTCGGCCGGGTGACCGGCGTGGACAGTTCCCCGGAGATGCTCGACGCGCTGCGCGTCAAGCTGAAGGAGGGCGGGGACGTCGCCCCGGTGCACGGGGACATCCGCACCTACACCTCACCGGCCCGGTACGGGCTGGTGTACTGCGTGTGCGCGACCCTCTCGTGCCTGACGACACCCGATGATCAGCAGCGAGCCGTGCGGCGCGCGGCCGACCTGCTGGTTCCCGGTGGCCGGCTGGTGATCGAGACGCACAACAAGCCGGCGATCGTGGACCTGCACGATGGCCGGGCCCGCACCACCTACTTCGTTCCCTACCCGGAGCCGGGCACGGGGGTGCAGACGCACTCCACCCTGCTCGACGGTGGCCTGTGGCAGTGCTCGCACATCCTCTACCAGAGCGACGGGACCACCCGGGTGGGCAGCGAACTCACCCGTCTGACCACACCGGACGACGTCGACGGCTACGCCCGCGCGGCCGGACTGGAGCCCGAGGCCCGGATGTCGCGGTGGGACGGCACGCCCTACAGCGAGACCGCACCACTGTTCATGTGCAGCTACGTCAAGCCCTGA
- a CDS encoding ABC transporter ATP-binding protein, whose translation MLGHREQTSPGAGAAKGAGSVARVSRQHSRLLFTGVLLGLLGVGASLAQPWAIGELIQAAGRGTPMTGPVVTLVGLFCAGALFSALQAYTIGRAGENIVLDVRRILVGRLLRADLTAFARQSQGDILTRTVTDTSLVRIALSQSLAQLIVSGATVVGGVVLMFLIDFWLMVITLSCLGAASVVSVVLARRLRGVALENRDDTGAFASDVQRVLAALPTVKASRAESREADRIGELAERTRRSGVRVSAYNALLMPSMNVGTQGALAVVVGVGMSRVARGEMDMAGLTTFIMYLFQLVSPLVMFFMGVGQFVQGRAAVQRVDELARLPQEDAGPSGGRVPSPPPVRLPPNEPAVEFRDVRFSYRRGNDAERTQVLKGVSFSVPARGLTVVVGPSGAGKTTLFQLIERFHTADGGRVRLGGQDIETLPLDTVRTLVGYVQQDSAAMRGTIRDNLTYASPHADDAAIREAVELAGLTPVIARLPRGLDTELGDQGSGLSGGQRQRLSIARTLLQRPAVMLLDEATSHLDSDSERDFRAVLRGVSRRCAVIAIAHRFSTVIDADGIVVLEEGRVRATGAHHELMEHDELYRRLAGAQLDAGPRSAEHRIRLRPVTHEEYR comes from the coding sequence GTGCTGGGCCACAGGGAGCAGACGAGCCCGGGAGCCGGGGCCGCGAAAGGCGCCGGATCGGTCGCGCGCGTCAGCAGGCAGCACTCCCGCCTGCTGTTCACCGGCGTACTGCTCGGCCTGCTGGGCGTGGGCGCCTCGCTCGCCCAGCCCTGGGCCATCGGCGAACTGATCCAGGCGGCGGGCCGGGGCACCCCGATGACCGGCCCCGTCGTCACGCTCGTCGGGCTGTTCTGCGCCGGCGCGCTCTTCTCCGCGCTCCAGGCCTACACCATCGGGCGGGCCGGGGAGAACATCGTCCTCGATGTCCGCCGCATCCTCGTCGGACGGCTGCTGCGGGCCGATCTCACCGCATTCGCAAGGCAGTCCCAAGGGGACATCCTCACTCGCACGGTCACCGACACCTCGCTGGTGCGGATCGCCCTGTCGCAAAGCCTCGCCCAGCTGATCGTCAGCGGTGCCACGGTCGTCGGCGGCGTCGTGCTGATGTTCCTCATCGATTTCTGGCTGATGGTCATCACCCTCAGCTGCCTGGGAGCCGCCAGCGTCGTCTCCGTCGTGCTCGCCCGCAGACTGCGCGGGGTGGCCCTGGAGAACCGCGACGACACCGGCGCCTTCGCCAGTGACGTTCAGCGGGTGCTCGCCGCACTGCCCACGGTGAAGGCATCCCGGGCCGAGAGCCGCGAAGCCGACCGCATCGGAGAGCTGGCGGAGCGGACGCGCCGCTCGGGTGTACGCGTCAGCGCCTACAACGCCCTGCTGATGCCGTCCATGAATGTCGGCACGCAGGGCGCGCTGGCCGTGGTCGTGGGGGTGGGGATGTCGCGGGTGGCCCGTGGCGAGATGGACATGGCCGGCCTGACCACGTTCATCATGTACTTGTTCCAACTGGTGTCGCCGCTGGTGATGTTCTTCATGGGGGTGGGCCAGTTCGTCCAGGGACGGGCCGCCGTCCAGCGGGTGGACGAACTCGCCCGTCTGCCCCAGGAGGACGCCGGGCCGTCCGGGGGCAGGGTGCCCTCCCCTCCCCCTGTGCGGCTGCCCCCGAACGAACCGGCGGTCGAGTTCCGCGACGTCCGCTTCTCCTACCGCCGCGGAAACGACGCGGAGCGGACGCAGGTACTCAAGGGCGTCTCCTTCAGCGTGCCGGCGCGAGGGCTGACGGTGGTGGTCGGGCCGTCGGGGGCGGGCAAGACCACCCTGTTCCAGCTCATCGAACGCTTCCACACGGCGGACGGCGGCCGCGTCCGGCTCGGCGGGCAGGACATCGAGACGCTGCCCCTCGACACGGTCCGCACGCTGGTGGGCTACGTGCAGCAGGACAGCGCGGCCATGCGCGGAACCATCAGGGACAACCTGACCTACGCCAGCCCCCACGCCGACGACGCCGCCATCCGGGAGGCGGTGGAGCTGGCCGGCCTCACCCCGGTGATCGCCCGGCTCCCGCGCGGCCTCGACACCGAACTCGGCGACCAGGGCAGCGGGCTGTCCGGCGGTCAGCGCCAGCGTCTGAGCATCGCCCGCACACTGCTGCAACGGCCCGCGGTCATGCTGCTCGACGAAGCCACGTCCCACCTCGACTCCGACTCGGAACGGGATTTCCGTGCCGTGTTGCGCGGGGTCTCCCGGCGCTGCGCGGTCATCGCCATCGCCCATCGGTTCTCCACGGTGATCGACGCCGACGGCATCGTGGTGCTGGAAGAGGGCCGGGTCCGGGCCACCGGAGCGCACCACGAACTGATGGAACACGACGAGCTCTACCGCCGCCTGGCCGGGGCCCAGCTGGACGCCGGCCCCCGGTCGGCCGAGCACAGGATTCGGCTCCGGCCCGTCACACATGAGGAGTACCGGTGA
- a CDS encoding linaridin family RiPP, with protein sequence MSVVADFANAELTDVTPGRMGNDATPTMLTPLATLATPEGVAVTSATAYALNEITNDLAG encoded by the coding sequence ATGTCTGTCGTGGCTGACTTCGCCAACGCCGAGCTGACCGACGTGACCCCGGGCCGCATGGGCAACGACGCGACGCCGACCATGCTCACCCCGCTGGCCACCCTCGCGACCCCCGAGGGCGTCGCCGTGACCTCCGCCACCGCCTACGCGCTGAACGAGATCACGAACGACCTCGCGGGCTGA
- a CDS encoding DedA family protein, which yields MTTLALGPEWLSPDYLIETFALPGILLIVFAESGLFAFLPGDSLLFTAGLFVAQGEYISQPLWLVCTLIVLAAVIGDQVGYMIGKFLGPKLFNRPDSKLFKQENLDKAHEFMEKYGPKAIVLARFVPIVRTFAPIVAGAGRMQYRTFLTYNVIGGVAWGSGVTLAGYWLGQIEFIRTNVEPILVLIVVLSVVPIAIEYLRERKKKQQQPVAAPQPAAPQPAAPQGWQQPQPAYPVMDDATTQLRRVDPYQQPQQPQQYQEPYAQQPYDQQGGQYPYNQGR from the coding sequence GTGACCACGCTTGCGCTCGGCCCCGAGTGGCTGAGCCCGGACTACCTGATCGAGACCTTCGCTCTGCCGGGCATCCTGCTCATCGTCTTCGCCGAGTCCGGACTCTTCGCGTTCCTGCCCGGCGACTCGCTGCTGTTCACGGCGGGGCTCTTCGTCGCCCAGGGCGAGTACATCAGCCAGCCGCTGTGGCTGGTGTGCACCCTGATCGTGCTGGCCGCCGTCATCGGCGACCAAGTGGGCTACATGATCGGGAAGTTCCTCGGCCCCAAGCTCTTCAACCGCCCCGACTCCAAGCTCTTCAAACAGGAGAACCTGGACAAGGCGCACGAGTTCATGGAGAAGTACGGCCCCAAGGCGATCGTCCTGGCCCGTTTCGTGCCGATCGTGCGCACCTTCGCCCCCATCGTGGCCGGCGCCGGCCGCATGCAGTACCGCACCTTCCTCACGTACAACGTCATCGGCGGCGTCGCCTGGGGCTCGGGCGTCACCCTCGCGGGCTACTGGCTCGGCCAGATCGAGTTCATCCGTACCAACGTCGAGCCGATCCTCGTCCTGATCGTTGTTCTTTCGGTCGTCCCGATCGCCATCGAGTACCTGCGCGAGCGCAAGAAGAAGCAGCAGCAGCCCGTGGCGGCTCCCCAGCCCGCGGCGCCCCAGCCCGCGGCGCCCCAGGGCTGGCAGCAGCCCCAGCCCGCGTACCCGGTGATGGACGACGCCACGACCCAGCTCCGCAGGGTGGACCCGTACCAGCAGCCGCAGCAGCCCCAGCAGTACCAGGAGCCGTACGCCCAGCAGCCGTACGACCAGCAGGGCGGCCAGTACCCCTACAACCAGGGTCGCTGA
- a CDS encoding threonine/serine ThrE exporter family protein, which translates to MTEAEDRKPQSDEARSAFRPPVGVGAPVDDESSTTSEFEIPQGLAVPRHAGTESETTSEFALPEGLDAPSGTPADFEGSAFSMPSTYHAWSPATFTPASGIPAVNLTDVPWQDRMRAMLRMPVAERPAPEPSQKHDDETGPAVPRVLDLTLRIGELLLAGGEGAEDVEAAMFAVCRSYGLDRCEPNVTFTLLSISHQPSLVDDPVTASRTVRRRGTDYTRLAAVFHLVDDLSDPDTQISLEEAYRRLAEIRRNRHPYPTWVLTVASGLLAGAASLLVGGGLTVFFAAMFGSMLGDRLAWLCAGRGLPEFYQFAVAAMPPAAMGVVLTVTHVDVKASAVITGGLFALLPGRALVAGVQDGLTGFYITAAARLLEVMYFFVSIVAGVLVVLYFGVQLGAELNPDAKLGTGDEPFVQIFASMLLSLAFAILLQQERSTVLAVTLNGGVAWCVYGAMHFAGGISPVASTAAAAGLVGLFGQLMSRYRFASALPYTTAAIGPLLPGSATYFGLLGIAQSEVDSGLLSLSNAVALAMAIAIGVNLGGEISRLFLKVPGAASAAGRRAAKRTRGF; encoded by the coding sequence GTGACGGAGGCGGAGGACCGCAAGCCGCAGTCGGACGAGGCGCGCAGTGCCTTCCGGCCGCCCGTCGGCGTCGGCGCGCCGGTCGACGACGAGTCGTCGACGACGTCCGAGTTCGAGATCCCGCAGGGGCTGGCGGTGCCCCGGCACGCCGGCACGGAGTCCGAGACGACCTCCGAGTTCGCGCTGCCGGAGGGGCTGGACGCGCCGTCGGGAACGCCCGCGGACTTCGAGGGCTCGGCGTTCAGCATGCCGAGCACGTACCACGCGTGGTCGCCGGCCACCTTCACCCCGGCGAGCGGCATCCCGGCGGTCAACCTGACGGACGTGCCCTGGCAGGACCGGATGCGCGCGATGCTGCGCATGCCGGTGGCCGAGCGGCCCGCGCCCGAGCCGTCGCAGAAGCACGACGACGAGACCGGCCCCGCCGTGCCGCGCGTGCTCGACCTGACGCTGCGCATCGGGGAGCTGCTGCTGGCGGGCGGTGAGGGCGCCGAGGACGTGGAGGCGGCGATGTTCGCCGTCTGCCGCTCCTACGGCCTGGACCGCTGCGAGCCGAACGTCACCTTCACCCTGCTGTCGATCTCCCACCAGCCGTCCCTGGTCGACGACCCGGTGACGGCGTCCCGGACGGTGCGCCGCCGGGGCACCGACTACACGCGGCTGGCGGCCGTGTTCCACCTGGTGGACGATCTCAGCGACCCGGACACGCAGATCTCCCTGGAGGAGGCCTACCGGCGCCTCGCGGAGATCCGCCGCAACCGTCACCCGTACCCCACCTGGGTGCTGACCGTGGCAAGTGGCCTGCTCGCGGGCGCGGCCTCGCTGCTGGTCGGTGGCGGGCTGACCGTGTTCTTCGCGGCGATGTTCGGCTCGATGCTCGGCGACCGGCTGGCGTGGTTGTGCGCCGGGCGCGGGCTGCCGGAGTTCTACCAGTTCGCGGTGGCCGCGATGCCGCCGGCCGCGATGGGCGTCGTGCTGACGGTGACGCACGTCGACGTGAAGGCGTCGGCGGTCATCACCGGTGGCCTGTTCGCACTGCTGCCCGGGCGGGCGCTGGTCGCGGGGGTGCAGGACGGCCTGACCGGCTTCTACATCACCGCCGCCGCACGTCTGCTCGAGGTCATGTACTTCTTCGTCAGCATCGTCGCCGGGGTGCTGGTGGTGCTGTACTTCGGCGTCCAGCTGGGCGCCGAGCTCAATCCGGACGCCAAGCTGGGCACCGGTGACGAACCGTTCGTGCAGATCTTCGCCTCGATGCTGCTGTCGCTGGCCTTCGCGATCCTGCTCCAGCAGGAACGGTCCACCGTGCTGGCGGTGACTCTGAACGGGGGCGTCGCCTGGTGCGTCTACGGCGCCATGCACTTCGCCGGCGGCATCTCGCCGGTGGCCTCCACGGCCGCCGCGGCAGGGCTCGTGGGCCTGTTCGGGCAACTGATGTCCCGGTACCGGTTCGCGTCGGCGCTGCCGTACACGACGGCCGCGATCGGCCCGCTGCTGCCCGGTTCGGCGACGTACTTCGGTCTGCTGGGGATCGCGCAGAGCGAGGTCGACTCGGGGTTGCTGTCGCTGTCCAACGCGGTGGCGCTGGCGATGGCCATCGCGATCGGCGTGAACCTGGGTGGGGAGATCTCGCGGCTGTTCCTGAAGGTGCCCGGCGCGGCGAGTGCGGCGGGACGCCGGGCGGCGAAGCGGACGCGGGGGTTCTAG
- a CDS encoding alpha/beta fold hydrolase yields MLHERPDGSLVEVEVHIPPQARRAVLLDNGMGAPQEYWDWVCDALPADMGYVRFNRPGYGLSTPDTRYGLEPRFELLQELRDTYLPQLPVVLAGHSLGGYFVAAYASMYPDAVEGVSHVVMIDATEVVSLRHARRTDVDRWSHQRMVMEQVFAATGLSVFRPAMNAHQQYRPEINRSYRAFLATPGTWATAHREYRDAQTYPELSELDCPLTVITAENNIGDNTLHAGVQARLAVISQRARHHFVLGSDHESLLAVPKHAEEVAGLIAGEPPAGPLGPAWQPSTTEHRADGDVTGRKEQLARS; encoded by the coding sequence ATGCTCCACGAGCGGCCGGACGGAAGCCTCGTCGAGGTCGAGGTGCACATTCCTCCGCAGGCGCGGCGGGCCGTTCTGCTCGACAACGGAATGGGCGCACCCCAGGAGTACTGGGACTGGGTGTGCGACGCGCTCCCCGCCGACATGGGGTACGTGCGTTTCAACCGCCCCGGCTACGGGCTCAGCACGCCGGACACCAGGTACGGCCTGGAGCCGCGCTTCGAACTCCTCCAGGAACTGCGCGACACCTACCTGCCCCAACTTCCCGTGGTCCTGGCGGGGCACTCCCTGGGCGGGTACTTCGTTGCTGCCTACGCGTCGATGTACCCGGACGCGGTGGAGGGCGTGTCCCACGTGGTCATGATCGACGCCACCGAGGTGGTCAGCCTGCGCCACGCCCGCCGGACCGACGTCGACCGCTGGTCCCACCAGCGGATGGTGATGGAGCAGGTCTTCGCCGCCACCGGCCTGTCGGTCTTCCGCCCCGCCATGAACGCGCACCAGCAGTATCGCCCGGAGATCAACCGGAGCTACCGGGCGTTCCTGGCGACCCCCGGTACCTGGGCCACGGCCCACCGGGAGTACCGGGACGCCCAGACCTATCCGGAACTGTCCGAGCTGGACTGCCCGTTGACCGTGATCACGGCGGAGAACAACATCGGCGACAACACGCTGCACGCCGGTGTACAGGCCAGGCTGGCGGTCATCTCCCAGCGGGCCCGCCATCACTTCGTCCTCGGCTCCGACCACGAATCCCTCCTCGCCGTGCCCAAGCACGCCGAAGAGGTGGCGGGACTGATCGCTGGTGAACCACCGGCCGGCCCGCTCGGACCGGCGTGGCAGCCGTCCACCACGGAGCACCGGGCCGACGGGGACGTCACCGGTCGGAAGGAGCAGTTGGCGCGGTCATGA
- a CDS encoding glutamate decarboxylase produces the protein MPLHHGPHPPQDAERARRRLAVNPFHGQANPLGGMTEAPPTHRLPDSPLPPQTAYRLVHDELMLDGNARLNLATFVTTWMEPQAGVLMAECRDKNMIDKDEYPRTAELERRCVAMLADLWHAPDPTAAVGCSTTGSSEACMLAGMALKRRWALRNADRYPSKDARPNLVMGVNVQVCWEKFCTFWEVEARQVPLEGDRFHLDPRAAAELCDENTIGVVGILGSTFDGSYEPVADLCAALDALQERTGLDVPVHVDGASGGMVAPFLDEDLVWDFRLPRVASINTSGHKYGLVYPGVGWALWREADALPEELVFRVNYLGGDMPTFALNFSRPGAQVVAQYYTFLRLGREGYRAVQQASRDIARGLADRVAALGDFRLLTRGDQLPVFAFTTAGDVTAYDVFDVSRRLREGGWLVPAYTFPPHREDLSVLRVVCRNGFSADMADLLVEELERLLPELRRQPHPLTRDRGAATGFHH, from the coding sequence ATGCCACTGCATCACGGGCCCCACCCGCCGCAGGACGCAGAGCGCGCCCGGCGCCGGCTCGCCGTGAACCCGTTCCACGGCCAGGCGAACCCCCTCGGCGGCATGACCGAGGCCCCGCCCACGCACCGCCTCCCCGACTCCCCGCTGCCGCCGCAGACCGCGTACCGCCTGGTCCACGACGAGCTGATGCTCGACGGCAACGCCCGGCTGAACCTGGCCACCTTCGTCACCACCTGGATGGAGCCCCAGGCCGGGGTGCTGATGGCCGAGTGCCGCGACAAGAACATGATCGACAAGGACGAGTACCCGCGCACCGCCGAGCTGGAGCGGCGCTGCGTGGCGATGCTCGCCGACCTGTGGCACGCGCCGGACCCGACTGCGGCCGTGGGCTGCTCGACGACCGGGTCGAGCGAGGCGTGCATGCTGGCCGGGATGGCGCTGAAGCGGCGCTGGGCGCTGCGCAACGCCGACCGGTACCCCTCCAAGGACGCCCGGCCCAATCTCGTGATGGGTGTGAACGTCCAGGTCTGCTGGGAGAAGTTCTGCACCTTCTGGGAGGTGGAGGCCCGGCAGGTCCCGTTGGAGGGCGACCGCTTCCACCTCGACCCGCGGGCCGCCGCCGAGCTGTGCGACGAGAACACCATCGGGGTCGTCGGCATCCTCGGCTCCACCTTCGACGGGTCCTACGAGCCGGTCGCCGACCTGTGCGCCGCCCTGGACGCCCTCCAGGAGCGGACCGGGCTCGACGTCCCGGTCCACGTCGACGGCGCCTCCGGTGGCATGGTCGCGCCCTTCCTGGACGAGGACCTGGTGTGGGACTTCCGGCTGCCGAGGGTCGCGTCGATCAACACCTCGGGGCACAAGTACGGGCTGGTCTACCCGGGCGTGGGCTGGGCGCTGTGGCGGGAGGCGGACGCGCTGCCCGAGGAGCTGGTCTTCCGGGTCAACTACCTGGGCGGCGACATGCCGACCTTCGCGCTGAACTTCTCCCGGCCCGGCGCGCAGGTGGTCGCGCAGTACTACACGTTCCTGCGGCTGGGGCGGGAGGGCTACCGGGCGGTGCAGCAGGCGTCGCGGGACATCGCGCGGGGGCTCGCCGACCGGGTGGCGGCGCTCGGCGACTTCCGGCTGCTGACGCGCGGCGACCAGCTGCCGGTCTTCGCCTTCACCACGGCCGGTGACGTGACGGCGTACGACGTGTTCGACGTCTCCCGGCGGCTGCGGGAAGGCGGCTGGCTGGTGCCCGCGTACACCTTCCCGCCACACCGCGAGGACCTGTCCGTGCTGCGCGTGGTGTGCCGCAACGGCTTCTCGGCCGACATGGCGGACCTCCTGGTGGAGGAGCTGGAACGGCTGCTGCCGGAGCTGCGCCGGCAGCCGCACCCGCTGACCCGGGACAGGGGTGCGGCCACCGGTTTCCACCACTGA
- a CDS encoding MerR family transcriptional regulator, which translates to MSYSVGQVAGFAGVTVRTLHHYDDIGLLVPSERSRAGHRRYNDADLDRLQQILFYRELGFPLDEVAVLLDDPDADPRAHLRRQHELLTARIERLEKMAAAVEHAMEARSMGINLTPEEKFEVFGDFDPDQYQEEVQERWGDTDAYRQSRQKTASYTKEDWQRIQNEADELTRRFVALMEAGEPADSEAAMDAAEDHRQGITRNHYDCGHEMHTCLGEMYVSDERFTRNIDAARPGLAAYMRDAILANAARHRA; encoded by the coding sequence GTGAGCTACTCCGTGGGACAGGTGGCCGGCTTCGCCGGAGTGACGGTGCGCACCCTGCACCACTACGACGACATCGGTCTGCTCGTACCCAGCGAGCGCAGCCGCGCGGGCCACCGGCGCTACAACGACGCCGACCTCGACCGGCTGCAGCAGATCCTGTTCTACCGGGAGCTGGGCTTCCCCCTCGACGAGGTCGCCGTCCTGCTCGACGACCCGGACGCGGACCCGCGTGCGCACCTGCGCCGCCAGCACGAGCTGCTGACCGCCCGGATCGAGAGGCTGGAGAAGATGGCGGCGGCCGTGGAGCACGCCATGGAGGCACGCAGCATGGGCATCAACCTCACGCCCGAGGAGAAGTTCGAGGTCTTCGGCGACTTCGACCCCGACCAGTACCAGGAGGAGGTCCAGGAACGCTGGGGCGACACCGACGCCTACCGCCAGTCGCGGCAGAAGACCGCCTCCTACACCAAGGAGGACTGGCAGCGCATCCAGAACGAGGCCGACGAGCTCACCCGGCGCTTCGTCGCCCTGATGGAGGCCGGTGAGCCCGCCGACTCCGAGGCGGCCATGGACGCCGCCGAGGACCACCGGCAGGGGATCACCCGCAACCACTACGACTGCGGGCACGAGATGCACACCTGCCTGGGCGAGATGTACGTCTCGGACGAACGTTTCACGCGAAACATCGACGCCGCGAGGCCCGGCCTCGCCGCCTACATGCGCGACGCGATCCTCGCGAACGCCGCCCGGCACCGGGCGTGA
- a CDS encoding phytoene desaturase family protein has translation MSTTDVAIVGTGPNGLAAGVVLARAGLRVELHEAADTIGGGLRTASLFDSGVVHDLCSAVHPMAAASPFFRAFGLAARGVELLQPEIGYAHPLDGGRAALAYRSLAETCARLGADGPAWHRLMSPLLERSEAVVDLVLSGQRRLPRDPAAALLLASRVAVHGSGLGVRSFRGEEAPALLAGVATHAVGRLPSLASSAVAMLLGHLAHGTGWPLPRGGSGRIAQAMAEDITAHGGVLHTGHHVMDLAELRGARAVLLDTSPKGLLALAGDRLPSAYRRALGRFRYGPGAAKVDFLVSEPVPWADPAVGRAGTVHLGGTYAEMVRQETANARGVRTGKPFILVVDPAVVDPGRALPGKRPLWAYAHVPNGDPTDPYDLVRAGIERYAPGFGDTVVAHRSVPAAAYEAYNPNYVGGDIGSGAMTLRQSLARPVPRLDPYRTPLPGVFLCSSATPPGPSVHGMSGYLAALSALRHCFGIRDEPDLGPGPASLAFAPPV, from the coding sequence GTGAGCACAACGGACGTCGCCATCGTGGGTACCGGACCCAACGGCCTCGCGGCCGGCGTGGTCCTCGCCCGTGCCGGACTGCGCGTGGAGCTTCACGAGGCGGCCGACACCATCGGCGGAGGGCTGCGCACGGCCTCCCTCTTCGACTCCGGTGTCGTGCACGACCTCTGCTCCGCCGTCCACCCCATGGCCGCCGCGTCGCCGTTCTTCCGCGCGTTCGGCCTGGCGGCCCGCGGGGTCGAGCTTCTGCAGCCGGAGATCGGCTACGCCCACCCGCTGGACGGTGGCCGGGCCGCCCTCGCCTACCGCTCGCTCGCCGAGACCTGCGCGCGTCTGGGTGCCGACGGTCCGGCCTGGCACCGGTTGATGAGCCCGCTGCTCGAGCGCAGTGAAGCGGTCGTCGATCTCGTCCTCTCCGGACAGCGCAGGCTGCCCCGGGACCCCGCCGCGGCCCTGCTGCTGGCGAGCCGGGTGGCGGTACACGGCAGCGGACTGGGCGTGCGGAGCTTCCGGGGGGAGGAGGCGCCGGCCCTGCTCGCGGGCGTCGCCACGCACGCGGTCGGCAGGCTGCCGAGCCTCGCGTCGTCGGCGGTGGCCATGCTGCTGGGCCACCTCGCGCACGGCACGGGGTGGCCGTTGCCCCGCGGCGGCAGCGGCCGGATCGCCCAGGCGATGGCCGAGGACATCACGGCGCACGGCGGTGTCCTGCACACCGGACACCACGTGATGGACCTGGCAGAACTGCGCGGCGCCCGCGCCGTGCTGCTCGACACCAGCCCCAAGGGGCTGCTGGCCCTGGCGGGCGACCGGCTGCCGAGCGCCTACCGGCGCGCCCTGGGGCGGTTCCGCTACGGTCCGGGCGCCGCCAAGGTCGACTTCCTGGTGTCCGAACCGGTCCCCTGGGCCGACCCCGCGGTGGGCCGCGCCGGCACGGTACACCTGGGCGGCACGTACGCCGAGATGGTGCGGCAGGAGACGGCGAACGCCCGCGGAGTGCGGACCGGGAAGCCGTTCATCCTGGTGGTGGACCCGGCAGTGGTCGATCCCGGGCGGGCCCTGCCCGGCAAACGCCCGCTGTGGGCGTACGCGCACGTCCCGAACGGCGACCCCACCGATCCCTACGACCTTGTGCGGGCCGGCATCGAGCGCTACGCACCCGGGTTCGGCGACACCGTGGTCGCCCACCGTTCCGTGCCCGCCGCCGCCTACGAGGCGTACAACCCCAATTACGTGGGCGGGGACATAGGCTCCGGCGCCATGACGCTTCGGCAGAGCCTCGCGAGACCGGTGCCGCGTCTCGATCCCTACCGCACTCCGCTGCCCGGAGTCTTCCTGTGTTCCTCTGCCACTCCGCCGGGGCCCAGCGTGCACGGAATGTCGGGTTACCTGGCGGCGCTCTCCGCACTCCGGCACTGTTTCGGGATACGTGACGAACCCGACTTGGGACCCGGCCCGGCGTCACTCGCATTCGCTCCTCCCGTGTAG